One Triticum dicoccoides isolate Atlit2015 ecotype Zavitan chromosome 5B, WEW_v2.0, whole genome shotgun sequence genomic window carries:
- the LOC119312983 gene encoding gibberellin 20 oxidase 1-A-like, whose protein sequence is MVQPVFDAAVLSGRADIPSQFIWPEGESPTPDAAEELHVPLIDIGGMLSGDAAAAAEVTRLVGEACERHGFFQVVNHGIDAELLADAHRCVDAFFTMPLPEKQRALRRPGESCGYASSFTGRFASKLPWKETLSFRSCPSDPALVVDYIVATLGEDHRRLGEVYARYCSEMSRLSLEIMEVLGESLGVGRAHYRRFFEGNDSIMRLNYYPPCQRPMETLGTGPHCDPTSLTILHQDNVGGLQVHTEGRWRSIRPRADAFVVNIGDTFMALSNGRYKSCLHRAVVNSKVPRKSLAFFLCPEMDKVVAPPGTLVDAANPRAYPDFTWRSLLDFTQKHYRADMKTLEVFSSWIVQQQQGQLALQPQPART, encoded by the exons ATGGTGCAGCCGGTGTTCGACGCGGCGGTGCTGAGCGGCCGGGCGGACATCCCGTCGCAGTTCATCTGGCCCGAGGGCGAGAGCCCGACCCCGGACGCCGCCGAGGAGCTGCACGTCCCGCTCATCGACATCGGCGGCATGCTCTCCGGcgacgccgccgcggccgccgaggTGACGCGCCTCGTGGGCGAGGCCTGCGAGCGGCACGGCTTCTTCCAGGTCGTCAACCACGGCATCGACGCCGAGCTGCTGGCGGACGCGCACCGCTGCGTGGACGCCTTCTTCACCATGCCCCTCCCGGAGAAGCAGCGCGCGCTGCGCCGCCCCGGCGAGTCCTGCGGCTACGCCAGCAGCTTCACCGGCCGGTTCGCCTCCAAGCTGCCCTGGAAGGAGACGCTGTCCTTCCGCTCCTGCCCCTCCGACCCCGCCCTCGTCGTCGACTACATCGTCGCCACCCTCGGCGAGGACCACCGCCGCCTCGG GGAGGTGTACGCCCGGTACTGCTCGGAGATGAGCCGGCTGTCGCTGGAGATCATGGAGGTGCTCGGGGAGAGCCTGGGCGTCGGCCGCGCACACTACCGGCGCTTCTTCGAGGGCAACGACTCCATCATGCGCCTCAACTACTACCCGCCGTGCCAGCGGCCGATGGAGACGCTGGGGACGGGCCCGCATTGCGACCCGACGTCGCTGACCATCCTCCACCAGGACAACGTCGGCGGGCTGCAGGTGCACACGGAGGGCCGGTGGCGTTCCATCCGGCCGCGGGCCGACGCCTTCGTCGTCAACATCGGCGACACCTTCATGGCGCTCTCAAACGGGCGGTACAAGAGTTGTCTCCACCGCGCTGTCGTGAACAGCAAGGTCCCGAGGAAGTCGCTGGCCTTCTTCCTGTGCCCGGAGATGGACAAGGTGGTGGCGCCGCCGGGGACGCTGGTGGACGCCGCCAACCCGCGCGCCTACCCGGACTTCACGTGGCGGTCGCTGCTCGACTTCACGCAGAAGCACTACCGCGCCGACATGAAGACCCTCGAGGTGTTCTCCTCCTGGATCGTCCAGCAGCAGCAGGGCCAGCTCGCCCTCCAGCCCCAGCCCGCCAGGACATGA